Part of the Flavobacterium okayamense genome, TGCTAAAAGCTATGGACGATTGGATGCCAACAAGATTTGGTTTTGAATTAACAGAAGAAGACAATCAAACTCATGTACATTTTTATCATACGAATTGGCAAGAACAAAGCCAACATTACGGAATTACAAGCTATTGTTGGGCAAATTTATTACGCCAAATGAAAGATTATATCGAAAAAGGAATTATAACCGAATTTTCAAAACGAAATTAATATGATAGTAATAGGCAAAGTTTTAATCGTTATTATAGCACTACTCCATTGCTATTTTTTGATTTTAGAAATGTTTTTATGGACAACTCGCGGACCAAAAGTGTTTCGTAATTTCCCTAAAGATTTATTTGAACCTACTAAAACGTTAGCTGCTAATCAAGGTTTGTATAACGGTTTTCTAGCCGCTGGATTATTGTGGTCGTTGTTTATTTCAGATGAAATTTGGCAAAAAAATGTAGCGCTTTTCTTTTTAGGCTGTGTTGCTGTTGCAGGAATTTATGGTGCTTTAACAGCAAGTAAAAAGATTTTTTATATTCAAGCGTTGCCAGCGATTGTGGCGATTGTTTTGTTTTTGGTTTAATTATCCATGCCAAACATAATAATTGACAACGAAATCATTT contains:
- a CDS encoding SRPBCC family protein, yielding MFSIIHNFTIQSNAEKVFEAISTPEGLNNWWTLNCTGKPALNEEYNLNFTDEYNWFAKISKFEENKLIEFSMLKAMDDWMPTRFGFELTEEDNQTHVHFYHTNWQEQSQHYGITSYCWANLLRQMKDYIEKGIITEFSKRN
- a CDS encoding DUF1304 domain-containing protein, producing the protein MIVIGKVLIVIIALLHCYFLILEMFLWTTRGPKVFRNFPKDLFEPTKTLAANQGLYNGFLAAGLLWSLFISDEIWQKNVALFFLGCVAVAGIYGALTASKKIFYIQALPAIVAIVLFLV